In candidate division KSB1 bacterium, the genomic window TGTTTCATTGACGGTTTGCTGGAATCGAGTTGATCCTGCAATTTTTCATTTATTTGAATTCCTAAAAAAATTGTATTTGCAACGCTCTCCATTATTTCATTCAATTTTGCACCTCTATGCACTTTTAAAATAATATTATTCGGAATCAGAATTTTTAACCGCTAATTATTGGGCTCGTTCGTTTCGAGATTCCAAGACAACCTTTTGAAATAGTGCTTGCAGTTCCACATTTTCATAACAGAAACTTCTAACAATAGATTTGGCATTTTGGGATAATCTTTGATATCCCCAATTTATTCTAAAAGCGGTTTCCATCTCCGAATTTCTTTGAAAATAGAAAGGTAAATTTACATCAAAATATGAAATGCTGTCTGCATCCTTTAAGATATTTGCTTCCGGATTCCCGCCGAATTCGTGACAAATAACTAAATTATTTATTTTGTCAATAATGGTTTGGTTAAGGTCATATTTTGACAGAATCTCATAGAGTACTTTAGCACTCTTTCTGGAATGGGCTTTCTTAAACTCGTTATAGTCTGCATAATTTTGTCGCTTGGTTTTCCGTTCGTTAAGACTTCTTTCTATATCGTGGCCCAGTGCTGCAATTTGCAGCGCCATATCCGCTTCTGGTTTTAGTTTTAAAACCCATTCTCTGGTATTCTTGGAATGTATTGAATCTTCCGGGACTTCCGATTTGGAAATGACCGTTTCAATTTCTGCTTCAATACTTTCAAACATACTTGGGTCTCAACAGGACTAACCTTCGGATAGATTCGACATTAGTGATAATGGCTAAGATTGCTAGTACAAGAAAAATCTGATTGCTCAATGCACCTATGAAGATTAGAAGTAAACGCATATCTCTCCCGATTCTTATTTGAATTTTGCTCGATATATTCTTCCTGAAAAGTGAATCATATTTGTCTGAGGTATAGCTATTCAAAAACGTACCCATGAGGGCAGCAAAACCGACCGTCCAAATCAAAATGTCATGATTCAAGAGCCAATGACCTTGAACCATACCGAAAATAATTAGAGCATCTGCATATCTATCTAAAACGGCATCAAACCAACCGCCATATTGAGTCTGCTTAAATTTCAATCGGGCAATTTC contains:
- a CDS encoding DUF4202 family protein, producing MFESIEAEIETVISKSEVPEDSIHSKNTREWVLKLKPEADMALQIAALGHDIERSLNERKTKRQNYADYNEFKKAHSRKSAKVLYEILSKYDLNQTIIDKINNLVICHEFGGNPEANILKDADSISYFDVNLPFYFQRNSEMETAFRINWGYQRLSQNAKSIVRSFCYENVELQALFQKVVLESRNERAQ